The Salvia miltiorrhiza cultivar Shanhuang (shh) chromosome 1, IMPLAD_Smil_shh, whole genome shotgun sequence genome has a window encoding:
- the LOC131025281 gene encoding uncharacterized protein LOC131025281 encodes MDKNTDLSSLIKSLIQHFGSPESAAKHLSALPQMAESTDKPSSSQTPVEVPEETFPPAPSPKGSPKRSTTESSVGTDVAPVSLQMVETPINPEPISTVPPLEIFHSKMAPCPGSSVKVDEELTKGKSPLQNPTVQAFSEKSTGHPAFGVTQHQTPLTTPSEESIPSSKEESAHASQDTSLERIGEIDKEALLDLASQPGSDVDKASVVAEEECAAGDKPTSMDVDDPEKIPDVDQDVDPEESTDVIDVDTFVPDKKSRKCIAGVASLRRSSRSKSTRVIPSTLNLPSREDSDVGPTSQPPVLKPKVEPSPTSKSGKRLRKSYSTRFYTREAKNALKVLAARKFHNDRRADEDFFTKYKLDILLQDRSMWGTVVNVFPYDAEIVREFYVNLMTEAFDPKSVKYGKVFVRGKVFDFSPSAINKACYTANTNTDDVEVDDDEMTRELTGGKLKAWTSKFAASTLSWKYSVLHKIVVYNWLPSKNTTALTKEQAEFIFKVGKPLAFNFGEQVFANISRAAFKSTGGSMLSFPSLIYNLLVKQEFQEREEVVLVEEKNLLEFSKILLTPDRVKDLPYKPPRVGPPLSPQSDDDADSAEAEIDKYGEDEDVDHAIAPDVALDVSNIISVKAHLTKETSTSRKEKEPAGDSEVEIDLDVAELIKAREDLLKLKRQVQLMVDRTIKMGQDMLARVDCCEQVFAKLLPFPSSTKKEE; translated from the exons ATGGACAAAAACACTGATCTTTCTTCCCTCATCAAGAGTCTGATCCAACACTTCGGATCACCGGAAAGCGCAGCCAAACATCTCTCCGCTCTCCCTCAGATGGCCGAATCAACCGACAAACCCTCGTCTTCTCAAACACCGGTGGAAGTCCCAGAAGAAACCTTTCCTCCAGCTCCTTCTCCAAAAGGTTCTCCGAAGAGAAGCACCACTGAGTCGTCTGTTGGGACTGATGTTGCTCCTGTCTCGCTGCAAATGGTGGAAACTCCCATCAATCCTGAGCCGATCTCCACTGTTCCTCCTCTTGAGATCTTCCATTCAAAAATGGCGCCTTGTCCTGGTTCCTCTGTTAAGGTTGATGAAGAACTCACGAAAGGTAAATCTCCTTTGCAAAACCCTACTGTTCAAGCGTTTTCAGAAAAATCCACAGGACATCCAGCTTTTGGTGTTACTCAACATCAAACTCCTCTTACCACTCCAAGCGAAGAGTCAATTCCGTCTTCAAAAGAGGAATCAGCGCATGCTTCTCAAGATACCTCTTTGGAGAGAATTGGGGAAATTGACAAAGAGGCCCTGCTTGATCTTGCCTCACAACCTGGCTCAGATGTTGATAAAGCTTCTGTTGTTGCTGAAGAAGAATGTGCTGCTGGTGATAAACCCACATCCATGGATGTTGATGACCCTGAAAAGATTCCTGATGTTGATCAGGATGTTGATCCAGAAGAAAGCACAGATGTTATTGATGTTGACACCTTTGTCCCTGACAAGAAAAGCCGGAAATGTATAGCTGGGGTGGCCTCTCTCAGGCGTTCCTCAAGGTCAAAATCCACACGGGTGATCCCATCTACTCTCAATCTTCCTAGCCGAGAAGACAGTGATGTTGGTCCAACATCACAGCCTCCAGTTCTCAAGCCAAAGGTTGAACCTTCTCCCACCTCAAAGAGCGGAAAG AGGTTGAGGAAGTCATACTCCACTCGTTTTTACACTCGTGAAGCAAAGAATGCTCTCAAAGTGTTGGCTGCTAGGAAGTTTCATAATGATAGACGTGCGGATGAGGATTTCTTTACAAAGTATAAGCTTGATATCCTTTTGCAAGATAGGAGTATGTGGGGTACGGTTGTCAATGTTTTTCCCTATGATGCTGAGATTGTTAGAGAGTTCTATGTTAATCTGATGACAGAGGCTTTTGACCCAAAATCTGTTAAGTATGGGAAAGTGTTTGTTAGGGGTAAGGTCTTTGATTTCTCCCCATCTGCCATTAACAAAGCATGTTACACTGCGAATACTAACACTGATGATGTTGaggttgatgatgatgagatgaCTAGGGAGTTGACTGGAGGGAAACTTAAGGCATGGACCTCGAAGTTTGCTGCATCCACTTTGTCTTGGAAATATTCTGTACTTCACAAGATTGTAGTTTACAACTGGCTTCCAAGCAAAAACACTACTGCTCTAACCAAGGAACAAGCTGAATTTATCTTTAAAGTTGGTAAGCCATTGGCTTTCAACTTTGGTGAGCAAGTGTTTGCTAACATCTCTCGTGCAGCCTTTAAGTCCACAGGTGGAAGTATGCTTTCTTTTCCAAGCCTCATCTACAATCTCTTGGTTAAGCAAGAATTCCAGGAGAGAGAGGAAGTTGTGCTTGTTGAAGAGAAGAATCTGCTTGAGTTTTCAAAAATCCTCCTCACTCCTGATCGTGTCAAAGATCTCCCCTACAAACCTCCACGTGTTGGTCCTCCTTTGTCTCCTCAGTCTGATGATGATGCTGACTCTGCTGAAGCTGAGATCGACAAGTATGGTGAAGACGAAGATGTTGATCATGCGATTGCTCCTGATGTTGCACTTGATGTTTCCAACATCATTTCTGTCAAAGCCCATCTCACTAAAGAAACATCCACATCTCGTAAAGAAAAGGAACCAGCTGGAGATTCTGAAGTTGAGATTGATCTTGACGTTGCAGAGCTCATCAAGGCCAGAGAGGATCTTCTCAAGCTCAAAAGACAAGTGCAGTTGATGGTGGATCGGACGATCAAGATGGGACAGGACATGCTTGCACGGGTCGACTGTTGTGAACAAGTCTTCGCCAAACTCCTACCTTTTCCTTCTTCAACAAAAAAGGAGGAGTAG